GTTTATTGGGCTTTGGTATTGGAACAGGAACGTTCAAAACGGAAAGCATCAACGATAGACATAGCTATGGCGATAGCTACAGCTACGATAACGGATTCTATCACAACCAAAGAAAGTACGATGCCACAAGCATCAAGTTCTATTTTGGTGCAGGCTGTGAATTCTACCCCATCCAAGACATCGACAATCCCATGTACGGATTGTTCCTCGGACTTTCTTACGGTCTTGCTGTTGATGGAGCTTTTTACGAAAAAGTCGACACCTATGATGGATACAAATACGACAAGTCCGAAGGCTTCATCACAGGCGCCTTCAGATTTGAAGTGGGTAAGGACTTCTGGTTCAGCAGACGCTGGAGCTTTGGTGTCGCCTTCAACTACACTATTGGTTGGCTTGACCTCGATGATTCAGACTACTATGACAGAAGCTATCAAGATAGCGAAACTTATGCTCAACACACCTTCGGTTTGACCATCAGGCTGTCTCACTAAAAAATTAACCAAGGACGCCCGCTAAAAAAGCGGGCTATTTTTATAAAAAGATATGATTAAGAAACTACTTGCCACCACTGCTATCGCACTGTTTTTAACATCGCAAGCTTTTGCGGCTGATACGCGCACAGACGCAAGCAAAGTTCACGCCCACCATGGATTTTATTTCTCTGCAGATTTGGCTTTAAGCTACGCAACATCAGAAGACATTGTTACCGACTGGGATGATAAAGTCGCTCTGAAATGCAATGGCTGGTTGCCTTACAGCGAGGTCCGGGTCGGCGGATACATTGCAAACATGGTATCTGTTTACGGAGCTTTCGGTCTTGGATTAGGGAAAGCCGACTACGAAAACCCGAGCGCCCACGATTCAGATAAAAGAAAAATGGACGCCGTCATAATGAAAGCGCTATTGGGTGTCGGTGCCGAATTCTATCCTTTCCAGAACAAAGAAAGCGCTCTTTACGGACTGTATTTCGGGCTTAGCGTAGGCTATGAAATGGTCAAGACGCAAGACGACAACGATGGTTTGACCTATAACAGCGCAAAAGATGATTTAAACGATTTCCCCAGCGTCTTTATCCGACCTGAAATCGGTTACGACTGGTGGTTCAGCCCACGCTGGAGATTTGGCGTCGCATTCAACTACTCCTATGGCAAAATTGATGACGACTGGGAAACCAATACAAATCACAGTTTCAACTTTGCCATTAGAATAGCGCGCTAGTTTTTACTTCATCACACGTATCGTCGCGGAGCCGTTACGGGACTTCACGAGATACGTGCCTTTTTGTTTTACGAGAGCGCGAACTTTCTGCGAAACATCTTGAGCGGTTGCGGCCTCGACGCGACCAACATGCGCTCCGAGCATATCGAATACATCGTAGGTTTGTGCGCCCGATGAAGCCTCGAATTTCGGACGAATGGCAAGCGACGGATCATAAACATTAATCCAGTCAATGTTCACATAGTTGCTTGTAATCAAGAGCTTCAGCACATGCTCGCCCTTAGTAAATTCGGCCTGCCCCAATTCCAATCTTTCATAGACATCCCACTCATCGCCCGTTTTTGGAACTTTCGTGGAAGGGACAATTTCTTTATCATCCAAAAGCAAGCTAAAGCTAGACGATTCCGTACCTGAAGCCACATTCGCAGAAATGTAGAACTTGCCATCACGCTTCACATTCACGGTGTATTCCAGCCATTCGCCTTCTTGCGTATAACCGATAGCGTAATTGTCTCCGCCCTTATAAATATCGACACCATCCTTACGGTACTCGCCACCCCTGTTCTCGGAATCGTTATCCAAGTAAGAGGAATTGCCCGAACCTACACCATTGATATCATAGTTTTCCGCCTCGATCTTGCCCGGGATTTTGACGGCCTCACCTGCCACAACACTATCGCCTTCCACCTTGCCAAACGGTTTCTGCGGAACAGGTTCCACGGGTTTGCGGTTCACCGCCTTGAGCATCTGCGCTGCATAACGCTTGCCGAATTCCACGTAGGCATCGTGATTGAAGTGATAGCGGTC
This is a stretch of genomic DNA from Fibrobacter sp. UWB13. It encodes these proteins:
- a CDS encoding sialate O-acetylesterase, encoding MGMFNKLSGFASAACVAAGLMSFGAISASAAPDPNFHIYIAYGQSNMGGTADAQSADKVENSRFKIFATQKCSGKGRNTLGDVYPAVPSLFNCGNTISVADWFGRTMADSMPDVTIGIIPVAVGGASIKLFDQDQYASYLSTAETWLQNYAKEYASDGNVTKTIIDIAKKAQEKGVIKGIIFHQGETDGGYPDWPKIVKKTRDDILKALNLSSDTVPFVAGELLREGCCYSDRVSKLPNTMDNTYYASSENLKGNGVDRYHFNHDAYVEFGKRYAAQMLKAVNRKPVEPVPQKPFGKVEGDSVVAGEAVKIPGKIEAENYDINGVGSGNSSYLDNDSENRGGEYRKDGVDIYKGGDNYAIGYTQEGEWLEYTVNVKRDGKFYISANVASGTESSSFSLLLDDKEIVPSTKVPKTGDEWDVYERLELGQAEFTKGEHVLKLLITSNYVNIDWINVYDPSLAIRPKFEASSGAQTYDVFDMLGAHVGRVEAATAQDVSQKVRALVKQKGTYLVKSRNGSATIRVMK